The sequence GATGCCAGGATACATGTCCTGGTCGTCCCGCGGTCAGGAGGTGGCGGCGGACCGCTCTTTGCGCGGCTGCTGGTGCCGACCGATCTCGCAGCGCCGGCGCCGGAGGTGCGCTCGATCCTGGAAGAGCCTGCCGCTGGCGGGACGGCGGTGCTCCTGCACGTTCTCGAACCCGGACGTGGCGGCACAGAGCAGGAGGCAGCGGATCGGCTCGCTGCCCTCAAGAGTGCCCTCTCGCCCGCTGGTCGGGAGATTCGCGGCATGGTCAGGACCGGAAGCCCGGCGCGCATCATCTGTGCGGTAGCAGATGAGATCAGCGCCACTGCGGTCATCATCCCGCGTGTCGGGAAGCGTGATGCCCCCGGGAGCGCCCCGCTTGGCAGCGTCACCGCAGGTGTTGTGGGGTGCGTAAAGCCGCCGGTGCTGGTGCTGGCAGTCCCAATTCACCTGCAGATAACGACCCGGGAGCTCCGGAGAGAGGAGTTCGCGCTTGCAGAGGAGGTATGGACCGACTATCACCAGTTAAAAGCAGATCAGGAGACAGACCGGATATTCGGGATCTTTGCGGACGAAACCCTTGTCTCGGTCGCCCGGTGCCGGCGGCACCCGGACGGCTACGAGGTGGACGGTGTCTTCACCCCGGTCAGGTTCCGGGGGAGAGGATACGCCCGGAAAGCCATGGATGCACTCGTTGAGGCATGCCAGCACGATACCCTGTACATGCACTCGGTTCGGAACCTCGTCGACTTCTACGGGACATACGGGTTTGTATCGATACCGGAGAGCGATCTCCCGCCGAGCATCAGGGCGAGGTTCGCGTTCGCCCTCGGCGAGATGGAGGGGGCAAACGTCCAGCCGATGCGTCGGGTTGCAGGCCGGTTCCGGAAGTAATGTCGGTGCGGCGGTGAAGAGATTGGCCGCCTCTGCAGGACCAGCCTTGAACCCGCCGCCCCTCTCCCCTCAACAAAACCGCTGGCCCGGTTCAGTCGTCGTAGATCGCCAGAGCATCCATGTCGTCATCGTAATCATCGGGGTACGGGACATCGATGACTACCGCGCCATCCTCGAGGATATCGCCGATCTCGACATATATCCCTGCAGGAAATTCCCGCTCTTCTGTGCTGCCGTCAGGGTGTTTGACATACGCCCACAT is a genomic window of Methanoculleus bourgensis MS2 containing:
- a CDS encoding GNAT family N-acetyltransferase is translated as MFTKVLIPTDLSPASAVAAERIGEVPGVREVVLFHARVSAGPLPTDEPLRRMEDQVRRQGIAVEVVVAEDDGTPVPERILSAASRAGADLIAMGVRDQGLLRNLFSGNVAATVLRDARIHVLVVPRSGGGGGPLFARLLVPTDLAAPAPEVRSILEEPAAGGTAVLLHVLEPGRGGTEQEAADRLAALKSALSPAGREIRGMVRTGSPARIICAVADEISATAVIIPRVGKRDAPGSAPLGSVTAGVVGCVKPPVLVLAVPIHLQITTRELRREEFALAEEVWTDYHQLKADQETDRIFGIFADETLVSVARCRRHPDGYEVDGVFTPVRFRGRGYARKAMDALVEACQHDTLYMHSVRNLVDFYGTYGFVSIPESDLPPSIRARFAFALGEMEGANVQPMRRVAGRFRK